TaacttagggctctattcaatcagtaTCGTGGAAATTACAgcgttacagcgtgattgaaaattaaaggcaatgttccccgCCTTCGCAGAGATTGCATTCAAGGTTAACGCTGCAGCTGTAGGCCCTAAtaggaaatgacctttacatttgcAGCTCGCTATCTGTAACACTTCAGGGATACAGATTGAACAGAGCCCTTAGAGGTTTATGATCACTTTATTTTTTAAGTTCAGTACAGAAAACACTGATAGATTAGAATTTAAATGTCCATCAAGTTATCATTTCTCTTTGTCCAATAATCACAATTAGCCGATTTCCCCTTACATTTAATGACCAAGATCATGAGTAAGTAGACCTATTTTCTAGCCTAGTCATCAAAGTAAAAGGCTGGAGTAGGCCTTCTGCACCATTATGTAATGTGTATCTCAAAAAACTATATGCAATACAATGCAATACTGTGTATAAAAGTAGGCCAACCATGTATGTAAATTGTATATGTAACAAAATACCTGTACAaacaaaaattaaaaataaagttGTTACCCAAAGATGGGCAAATAAAACATCCTTTTTTTAAAAGACCGCAGGAAAggcttgattgtgtgtgtgatttacaTTTTCTGAATTTCTACATATTTTTCCTACCGTAATCAATAAAAGCGTGACTGTCCTGTAATTGAAAGATTGTTCCATGTTCGGTTGCTCCCCAGTCCCCACCACTCAATGCCTATCCAATAGTTTCCAATAGAGGGAGGTAGTGGTCAACGAGCATTACAGTCAAAGGTGTCAGAAAGTAAATTCATTATAGGCTACCTCCAAGATCAGTAGATAATCAAGCACATTACATGAATTGTGACATTAGATGAATGGCTGTTGATGTTGTGATGAATGGTCCTCAATATAAGTTGAGTAAACAACCATAGAAACTAAAAAAGTTATTTATTTCACAGTCCATAGTGTAAAGCACTTACTTACATCCACAGTCAAGTAAAACaggtgtacagtaggctacagagcAAAGGGGAGTAAAGACAACACCTGCCCTGTCTATGTAACATGGGGTGGGGGGTAGAGGGGGGGCATGGAGGGGAGTGGTGTAAGGTAATGGTTAAACAAAGGGTGTAACCCTGAAGGAGGTGGTGGGAATGGATCCACaggtgacacacaaacacacacctgtggGAGGGGTGACACTCCCATACTCCCATTTAGGGTCCTCTGAGAAACCTCACCGCCATCCCCCCTTACGTCTCCCCCACCCAAATGGACTTCCCATATTGCTGTGTGTTCCTGCGTAAATGTTTCCAGTGAGGGTCATTAGCAGCACTAAAAGTACACGtgcaggagaacagagggagtgtGTGCACTGGGTATACGCCTTCTGTCTCCGTTTACTACGTCTCTGACTAAACCATACGTAGTAAGAGTAGACAGGCACTACATTGACATCCATGGATTACATTGGGAGTCATTTACAGTGACAGTGTCAGTGAGACCTTGCTAAGCTGGTCCCAGTGAATAGAGCCAGCTAAGTGGGAACAGAATGTGGAGTCACCTGAGTACGTCTTTTAACCATAAGGGAAATGGCTAAACCaaatgctgctgtgtgtgtgcagggggaaAGCTAAAGGTCTCTACAGTGGGCCTGGACACCACAGCTGCAGATTCAATGTCACCAACAGGGCTTCGGGAACCATTACAAATACACACAGGTTGGTTGGATTCATTCCATCTTCATTTCAAACTCCTAACCAACATAGAGGAATACAGTCAGCATGGGGGGAATAATCTGGAAAACATACTGCCTAATTTAATTGTGTTAGGAATTCCCTGATTTGCCATCAAGCACAAATCCATTTCCCAGTCCAACCCAGCTTTACAGTTTCACCTCAATACTCACAAGCACTAGAAAAACAATATACAGGTATCTTCATAATAAGTAGTATGAATATCAAAATGGTCCATTTGATGACAATACATAATTGATTAAATATAAACAACTAGCAACCATAAATTAGAAAAGTTGAATAAATCATTAATGAAAAAGGAATgttaatacatcaaaataatacAAAAGAACCAAAATGatcaatacaaaataataaataaattgacgaataaatacattaattaattaaaataaatacaatgggATAAATTAACTTACTGAAATGGGGGTGTCACACAGTCTAATTTACATTATCAAGTCCCTTGTAACCGTGTCTAATGAACAACAGCAAAAGGTTTCAAATGAACACTTCAGTATTATACTCCATAcgattcttttttattttttttaccaaggTTAATTCAGTCCCATGCCAGCCTGCTTCGCTCCCCTGTGACAAGCACCATCCCCATGGGCTTGAGTCTGCCCCCGGTCCCCCATTCACTGTAAAACAACGGGCAACTCCAGAGAAACACTGACACTCAATTACCAATCCACAACACATTCAAATATTAAAAGCTGTGAGGGGCGCGGATGGCTGCAGAGAGAGGTGCACGACCTGGTGAGAAGTCTGCAGATGTCACTCAGCCCCTGATGTGATGCTGCCATTGACACGGACAGAGAAGAGGGCGTaaatctcccccccccccctacgTACTTGGGCCGCTCCATCCTGAGTTAATCCCACTTTATCCAGGAGAGCCGGGCTGTCAGATCTAGAGTGAGACGGGACAAAAGCAGGGCAAACATGGGGCTTTAGATACATCTTTAGATACATTTTAATGATTGTTTAATAAGTCGCAGGTCCGGGCTGGGCAAAGGGGTACAGTCACTCCTCAATGCCCCCTCCATATGGCTGGAGTGGAGCCCCACAGAATTGGTTAACTAAAGTACACAGCCAACCATTGAGTGCAGCGAGAATACTTGTGCTCTGGCAAAGGGGAGCCTTTGAGCACCCAcaccaaagagagagacagctgggaataaaacacacaacaaacataaACAAAGCAAGCTGTTTAAGTGACACAAACTCAATTAAGAGCCAATGAGCTTTGGAGTTTGCTGTCAGCTATTAGCATATGCTGCCCTTCTCCATGTGCTAATTTAATTATAAACACTTTAATTATAAATACCTCATCCTTCCTTGGGTCTATCCTGTCTGCAATTTTTGTGAATGGGGTTTGGTAATGTCCCACACCCAACATTAATTCATAAAACATATGGGCCATGCACATACAGTATTGGTTTACAAACTAGAATTCCAATGGAAAAATATATAGATTTACCTTAATGCCATCAAAGTTTTTATTGTCACGTGCactagtacagtgaaatgcctttcttgctctTTCCCAACAAGGCAACAATActataaaaaatacattattaaaaAGTAAAGTAGAATAAAAACACACGAGAAATAGAAATAGGACGAACACAAGAAAAGACAGCCAAAAGTgagttgaatttccaatgtgttattactctgctttcaaccatctaaaaagcacaaccaaattccaatggcaAAAGAAAATGAtggatttttggtttagttgtcacccaaatgtctatcactgcGCTTACAACCATTTAaaaagcacagcaaagttcaaCTGGGAATACAATGTCCGATATGTTGTTTATTTCTACAGCAGATTCATGTGTTATAACTGTTTCAGCTAATAGCAGAACCATATTACCTGGATTGCgcagattattacagcaattgtgaagatctccacagatcTGCGACGAGCCAACAACCTATGCATTATATTTTGAACATGCACGATTACATAAaaagacatttatagttacagtaacctcaaaatgtgctGTCCAAGCAGAAGAAAGATATCCTTCacatgttgatatttggttgcattgacaaCCAAAACACAATTAAATATCACTAAATATCATAACATTTTAAATCAACCAGTGCTTTGAAACCCGAGGCATATGCATTGTCTATTTTTTGTTGAATCCTGGATTAAATTGAatcaatagctgttgatgactttgcaaatgctataCGGGCCTAAATAGTATAATTTGATGACATTTGACAAAAAGTATGATAACAAgccatttgctctgttaaacctatcCTTTGGAATGACTTCCATAGTAACAGTGAATATATTTCGTTTTTAAGTGGAGATCTCTCaaatagcacattggtaataatagtcagtgacaaatatcatagCTGGGCTTGATTAAAACCCTGGATAGGAGACCAAAGGGTAGATGTAGATAGatcaattctccagtaggaggtgctgcccagcctatttatttttgtctgATCGTGGATATAATGTTGAAGATCTAACATTGTTTTAAAAGGGctatgttgaaatttggttaccaAAATGACATAATCCTGGGGTTGAAACGTCACCCTTTAAAACAATAgtttatgttgatgacttttttcaaatccaatgtattttccacattttCCAAGTCACAATAagttgacaaattacattgaaacaaagttgattcaaccggtttgtgcccagtgggagtctactgtaatagactattTGGTCAAGTTATAGCCATTACACATTCTCAGTTTTCCTATTGACCATTTCTACATGTAAGTGCATATAATTACGACCATGTGGGAGGCAAAAGTATCTAAGGGGCCAGACATAGCCTATTGCAGGAGCTTTTGCACCAGTTTTTATGTACCTTTTCAATCTTTGAATGGAACAGATTCAAAACCTTATCTTTCAAGCAAAGAATCGAATTGTTTATAAATGCAATCTCATTGCATAATATAACATGGTTCTGACAACATATACTTTTTCAGTAATTAGGCTATTTGTATATTCGGCTCACCACTTGTGTTCCATATTGCATTGGTTTGATTCTTGTAACCATTCTTCATGCACTCATCCAAATATGACTTGGGGTCGCAGCCGGATATCAATATTTCTCTCAGGAGGGCAATGTAGGCAATGGCGAGTCTCAGGGTATCAATCTTGGACAGGCGCTTTTCGTAAGGAAAGGTGGGCACGTGGCACCGCAGCTCTTCGAACGCCGAATTGATACTcagcatcctcttcctctcccggATATTAGCGGCGTGTCGCTGGATCTTGTACGGGTGATGGGGCACAAACCGCAGCGGCCTGCGCTTGCTCATCTCGTGGGGCTCGTCCGCCGAGGAGCTGTCCACTTCAGCACCAGCGCCAAGGCCGGGAGACTGCGAGTCCAGGTCTGTGAAGGTCAGCTGCGCGTCCGGGAACATGGACTGGCCGCCGAACGAGGACCATGGCGAAAGCTGGCCGGTGACCGTGGTGCAGTCAACGAGTAGACTGTCCAACTGGGCCTGGAACTGGAAGTTAAGGTCCATTTGGCCCCAGAAATCAAAGTCTGTAGTGCCATCTTGATCCAAGTCAAATAATACATCTTCCATTTTAAAGTATTATTGTTCAATTCAATAAACTGTTTTTACCCGGCAGGAGAATCTCTGGACTGTGTGACACGCGCAGCGCACATCCCGAGCATTAAATAGTTCCTGGGCTTCCATGTCTGGCCGCGGGGTGCTCGCAGCAGGGGGCGCGCGTATATTCTAAAGGCTTGAAAAGGACCTAATTAGGACACATATGCCCCCCCTAATAGATCACTCATTGCCTTTTAAAAAGCGGAGCTAGATACAAAGGAATCAGTTGATCTTCAAATAACCGACAGAAGAACAACACGTGTCCAATTAGAAACTTTACTCAAATTGTTCCCTATACAACGAGCAAAGAGTAGCCTCATATTTACAAAGAAAACGACGTAGACTATTTGCCATTCGTTCCTTGAGAGGCCTCATGCCCAGTTTTGCCCCGCGTCTAGCACTTGGTCAACCGGGTGGCATCTGAATAGAATAGCTTTATAATTAGTTCGTGCCACACAATACTGTCAGAAACATATGATAGCACTCTCAATTATCAAGCGACACAGCCCCCAATTTAAGACTTCGTTGATAGGCCTACAAAACGAGCAACGCAAGACAAGTAAATAATGTTCAGGGTGTTGGTACAACAATACAGATCGAATTTTAAATGCAAAGGGGCTTCCATTGCAAAAGTCTATGTTGTGGCAAACCTGAGTATGGTCTGATGCAAGTCAGGCACGTATAATTTTCCTGCATCAACTTGTCTATTGcatgttgtttaaaaaaatgctaTTAGAAAACAACAAAAGCAAGCTGAAACAAAACTatttttattcattattattattttggtcTGTTTACCACACAAAGCAAGTAAATTCGCAAAGTCTATTACTTTTATTAGGCCTGTGAAAGATAGCCTCTAATTACGGCGAAAGTTAATGAAATGTTGTGTCTGCTGCCTATGGGAAGTATATATGTTTCTTATTTACTAAATATGTTTACATTTTCTAACATATGTGTTTGATTTAACCAGTCTTTACGATTTTCGTTGAAAGGGGAGTGTTTGTCATTGCAAAGGCCTGCTTTCTCTTTAGTGGTTAGAGtaccaacccactgggcacaccacgtcaTTACAACGTGGACATTTGGGAAATATTTGATATTACGATATTAATATTTGATTGAGACATTGAAACCTTTATTCatccactcaaaaagacagacagaagtttattgaattcccaatgtgttgtCACCATGCTTTCATCCATCAAAGGCACAACAATGTCAGATTGTTGGTTTAATTGTCATCTAAATGTGTTATCAGTGctttttcaaccatttaaaagtacaacacagttcaaatgggaatacaacgACATATTTTGTACAAAAACGTAATGTGTTGTTGCTATGCTTCctctaatagcagaaccaaattaCCTGGTTTGTAGTTGATATTACATTAAACATAGTGCAAATCGTCAATGCTGTTCGAGATTCTGTGCAGATTATTGTAGCAATTGTAAAGATCCACAGACCTGTAcctttgcatgctatcttgaatATGCAAGCTCCCTATAATTACATAAGAATACATTAGGGTCATTCCACCAAGTTGGTGCCTTTTGAGAAATTTAACTTGGTCAAAAAAACTTtgatttcacctcattttaacaTTATGTcaaaagagcacatgttcaacttcattaaaaaaaatcctctcaagaggttaaactaaaaaaaaaaagactataATAAGTGCCTATCAAGTGcaaaataaagtaacagggcTCCTGATTTCTTCTTAAATTGAAGATTGCCATTAAAGCTTGTTGTGTGCACcagggagtggcaattgaatgtaagcttcatttaaaaacaaaaaagttaaacatttctagcctgtctgttTAACAGGGTTGACCTGTTATGCTTGacccgctcagttttccaccacgaAACACCAGAAAATGTCCAAAAAGGAGCAGAACCAGCTCACCAGCTTTTAGTCTATGATTTGACTAATATATGTTTGTTTCttttgaatgtttttattttaagtaatagtttcaccatattaaaactagagttcagttcacgtaacaggcTTGACCATAACACGAGTAATCatatcaaataaataataatcttcagaaatatCTTTGTCAAATCAACAAAAATATCTAGGGCTGATGGTGAAACTTGGAGACATTTTGGGATTAAGTGGGTGACACATGGTTGAAGgaaggacatgtcaaaatgcagaaTTTTGGCACTTACGCAAGcttttatttatataaaaaaactggatttattgaattctccatgtggtctatattaaaaggGCACttaatttaatatatatatatatgtgcacAATTCCTACCTAAAATACTGATTCAAAGGGACGCACATTTCAAAATGTCGCCAtagatgtgttactcattttaagtgaaaataaatactgttacattagtttcGAACATAGCCTTAACTTTAAGCTATTTACTATATTACAAAAGTCATATTGAATTGCGTTTGGTTGataatgcaaccaaatatcaacatttaaaagaGATGTATCTAATGCTTCAATAGcttcatctgagccactggcttaatcacattctttaacttttatttttggtttagttggatATGTGAATCAAACATATAATTTTGTTAAGTTGTCAacaagttaataggctatttactgtacaacaaaagtgatattgaattatgtttggttgtcaacgcaaccaaatatcaacatttaaaggagatttTGTGCCACTGAGTTAGTCTGGCTTTGATTCTAGGTTGTCAAAAAAATGTATAactgatatgttggattcacttctccaaatcaaatcaaactttaaatgcacttcaaaaaagtttgatttgatttagtgctaTTCTTTAacatagatttttggttgagatggagatgtgaatccaacatattaattattaacttgaagattacatttgaaatcaaccaaaacTTGAAACCCTAGgcatatgtattgtctattttagTTGAACACTGGGTTGAATATAatcaatagctgttgatgactacGCAAATGCTACATAGGCCTCAATAATATAATCttcattctatagctagaggactcctgatatctccaggagtGATTTTTTTGTCTTTATCTGTTCTACTACTGACTTTTGCTAGCTTAGGCCTTCTATTTTAAGTGTTGCCCAATTTCCCGGTGGCCTAcctggtacagtggggcaaaaaagtagttagtcagccaccaattgtgaaagttctcccacttaaaaagatgagagaggcctgtaattttcatcataggtacacttcaactatgacagacataatgagaagaaaaatccagaaaaaaatcacattgtaggatttttaattaattaatttgcaaattatggtggaaaataagtatttgtattggtaatcagtggctgtattggagggggAGTGGTTTCACCTCTCCTAGGCAATCAGCAATTATTGTTATTTATTCAGTCTCCCCTGGTTTCTCAGCAGCAGCTGTAAGCGGCGGTCGTGTCAGTGGTGGGAACAAAGACGGTTTTGCCGAGATGTCCTGCTGAGTTATTCAAGGAAACAGAGGAGGTCTTCACACCACCCTCTcacttgagtatcttacctagttatttaCAGATTCTCAttttgcacttttttttttttagctttgtcaactatgtgtgttttctatacctgttcgCACCTCTacctgtaggctttacagacgctccccaccccttggctgcaacccttctaatttagtgtaccctgcgcgcacaacccatgtggaattcTGGATCTCTGGCAACGTATGGAACTGCTGATCTCCGTTGAAGAACACTGAGTTCACCTAagcctatgctgcccttcagtctTTACTTTTTGTCCCTGAtggagacatggatcaccccagagaacactgctactacAGTGGCTCTTTCTTCCCCTGACTGTgttttctctcatagtccgaTAGTATATGATCGTTGCGGTGATAGCATAGGTCTACTAATTTCCCCTAAGTGGAGattctctcacctgtccatctcctcatttcaattccatgctgtcacttgTAAACTCAAGGTTAACATTATTGTTATCTatcgcccaccaggtgcccttggagagttcttcaatgagct
This portion of the Oncorhynchus tshawytscha isolate Ot180627B linkage group LG26, Otsh_v2.0, whole genome shotgun sequence genome encodes:
- the LOC112225113 gene encoding transcription factor 21-like, coding for MEDVLFDLDQDGTTDFDFWGQMDLNFQFQAQLDSLLVDCTTVTGQLSPWSSFGGQSMFPDAQLTFTDLDSQSPGLGAGAEVDSSSADEPHEMSKRRPLRFVPHHPYKIQRHAANIRERKRMLSINSAFEELRCHVPTFPYEKRLSKIDTLRLAIAYIALLREILISGCDPKSYLDECMKNGYKNQTNAIWNTSDLTARLSWIKWD